The following coding sequences are from one Formosa haliotis window:
- the dgt gene encoding dGTP triphosphohydrolase, producing the protein MNWEQLLSLKRFGDVKKRLRKDQDETRLGFEVDYDRIIFSSEFRSLQDKTQVIPMSQTDFVHTRLTHSLEVSVVARSLGRKVGEKLLIKHPELKLEHGYLPNDFGAIVASAALAHDIGNPPFGHSGEKAIGEYFKTGFGQKYKAGLTPKQYQDLCDFEGNANGFKILTQSRAGRIGGLRLSYATLGAFIKYPKESLPKKPTQHVSDKKYGFFQSEKEAFLDVAQELGLIETGASGDIRFKRYPLAYLVEAADDICYTIIDFEDGINLGLIEEEFALEYLIKLVKDVIDINKYNQLNNTQDRISYLRALAINTLINEAISVFEANEDAILNGTFGVSLLDKSKYEAQINDIIKLSVEKIYQSREVLDKEISGYEVISKLLDTYITAVNNSFEGNASNYDKLILKILPKTINFNEDDLYIRLLNVCHYVSLFSDSQAILTYRKFLGKHY; encoded by the coding sequence ATGAATTGGGAACAATTATTATCTCTAAAACGTTTTGGAGATGTTAAAAAGCGTTTAAGAAAGGATCAAGATGAAACCCGTTTAGGGTTTGAAGTTGATTATGATCGTATTATATTCTCTTCAGAATTTAGAAGTTTACAAGATAAAACTCAAGTCATCCCTATGTCGCAAACCGATTTTGTGCATACACGGTTAACCCATAGTTTAGAGGTAAGTGTTGTAGCTAGGTCTTTAGGGCGTAAGGTTGGAGAGAAACTACTTATAAAACATCCAGAACTTAAATTAGAACACGGCTATTTGCCAAACGATTTTGGAGCTATAGTAGCTTCGGCGGCTTTGGCCCACGATATCGGGAATCCGCCTTTTGGACATTCCGGCGAAAAAGCTATCGGAGAATATTTTAAAACCGGTTTTGGGCAAAAGTATAAAGCTGGATTAACGCCAAAGCAATATCAAGATTTATGCGATTTTGAAGGAAATGCGAACGGATTCAAAATTTTAACGCAGAGCCGTGCCGGCCGTATTGGTGGGCTGCGTTTAAGTTACGCTACTTTAGGAGCTTTTATTAAATACCCAAAAGAATCGTTACCTAAAAAACCTACCCAACATGTATCTGATAAAAAATATGGTTTTTTTCAAAGTGAAAAGGAAGCCTTTCTAGATGTGGCCCAAGAACTTGGTTTAATTGAAACAGGAGCGTCTGGCGATATACGTTTTAAACGCTATCCATTAGCGTACTTGGTAGAGGCTGCAGACGATATTTGTTATACGATTATCGATTTTGAAGATGGGATTAACCTAGGGTTAATTGAAGAAGAATTTGCTTTAGAGTACCTTATTAAATTGGTGAAAGATGTTATTGATATTAATAAATACAATCAATTAAATAATACCCAAGATCGTATTAGTTATTTAAGAGCTCTGGCCATAAATACCTTAATAAATGAAGCAATTTCTGTGTTTGAAGCTAATGAAGATGCTATTTTAAACGGAACCTTTGGCGTGTCTTTATTAGACAAAAGTAAATACGAAGCACAAATAAATGACATTATTAAACTTAGTGTAGAAAAAATCTATCAGTCGCGAGAAGTTTTAGATAAGGAGATTTCAGGCTACGAGGTCATTTCAAAATTATTAGACACCTATATTACTGCTGTTAATAATAGTTTCGAGGGGAATGCTTCAAATTACGATAAGCTAATTTTAAAAATTCTACCAAAAACCATCAATTTTAACGAAGACGACTTATATATAAGGCTTTTAAATGTATGTCATTATGTGTCTTTGTTTTCTGACAGTCAAGCTATTTTAACGTATAGAAAATTTTTAGGTAAGCATTATTAG
- a CDS encoding PA domain-containing protein, producing the protein MKKKLPIVLGLLALTLILAFSYYYSSQKAETEPKTSISELKAAHKKFLENSPFKGTQDLSKKERVNMGLPPKRYMERLWELTMNPELGRPTPENLAVIQKELIAKRNSDLAQGRVPGDASNNNWVERGPNNIGGRTRALIFDPNDASNETVFAGGVSGGLWRNTKISDPNSVWTSVNIPENLNITCITVDPNNSKVMYLGTGESYVSGDVNGNGVWKSTDGGNSWSHIFGGPVGETIIQTSASVVINAPNTIAGTNVASSASFGPKPLEDITSNLVIATDGTALPNEGCNALTNAAAIKGKIALVYRGSCDFVVKVKNAQNAGAIGVIVINNVAGNPIGMGGDDPLGDIKIPAVMISNTNGAKIKAQIDAGNTVNGTIKGGYGDFVGQYVLNGNQHVNDIAVRNNNGVSEVYIAAGATGYFVSNPTTVLGPNDYGLYKSVDGGASWAELGLPTTDSGYKFEPNDIEIGPDNTVWVATRRSALYGDGGGTILSSKDGGIFTVKHTLAARRTQIAVSSTDANKIYVLAEGTNVPVIIEKTTNGFATTTSMPLPNDADDDISADDFCRGQAYYNLVIKLDPKNDETVFVGGIDLFKSVNGGNAWTQLSHWHGGYDLPEMHADQHAIVFGQNDTSKMLFGNDGGVYYSTTSGTNPEVRNDGYNVTQFYTVAVSPTSPFTEELMVAGSQDNGSQFFQQVSEGINSTFPVYGGDGGATFFDQDGTDTYCIVNYVYNLAITKIDYATGARTTINEEEEQYGEFINPQALDSRLDYLFSNYSKGNDYAYRTYRTKLAIGQPGFLVNTIKNDALDASATAMAVSPHQTTGDHSILYLGLENGKLLKVTNASAPLFQTWTDISSPQFLGSISDIEFGQTSNDIFVTFHNYGVNNIWYTTDGGTTWSQKDGNLPDLPVKAILQNPLKLDEVVVGTELGVWYTANFSSNSPTWKSAFNGMSNVKVLDLDMRDNNTIYAATYGRGVFSGKFTSASLSVEDNVLASGISLYPTVSNGEFKINSKSNLGKVNLQIFNLNGQSVYVKDLELNGNTAQDVRLNVSSGVYLAKFTEGAITTTKSLL; encoded by the coding sequence ATGAAAAAAAAACTACCCATTGTATTAGGGCTTTTAGCTCTTACTTTAATTTTGGCTTTTAGTTATTATTACTCTAGCCAAAAGGCAGAAACAGAACCCAAAACTTCAATTTCAGAACTGAAGGCTGCTCATAAAAAATTCCTTGAGAACAGTCCGTTTAAAGGAACTCAGGATTTATCTAAAAAAGAACGTGTAAACATGGGCTTACCACCAAAGCGTTATATGGAACGTTTATGGGAATTAACCATGAATCCAGAACTCGGTCGTCCAACACCAGAGAATCTGGCTGTTATTCAAAAAGAACTTATTGCTAAGCGAAATTCAGATTTAGCTCAAGGGCGTGTTCCTGGAGACGCCTCGAATAACAACTGGGTAGAACGTGGACCGAATAATATTGGCGGACGTACACGTGCTCTTATTTTCGATCCAAACGATGCTTCTAATGAAACCGTTTTTGCAGGAGGTGTAAGTGGCGGATTGTGGAGAAATACTAAAATATCCGATCCTAATTCGGTTTGGACGAGTGTAAATATTCCAGAAAACTTAAATATTACTTGTATTACTGTCGATCCTAATAACTCTAAAGTCATGTACTTGGGTACAGGTGAATCTTATGTCTCTGGCGATGTTAATGGGAATGGTGTTTGGAAATCTACAGATGGTGGTAATTCTTGGTCTCATATTTTTGGAGGTCCAGTTGGTGAAACCATTATTCAAACAAGTGCAAGTGTGGTAATTAATGCTCCGAATACTATAGCAGGAACCAATGTAGCCTCTAGTGCTAGTTTTGGCCCTAAACCTTTAGAAGACATAACTAGCAATTTGGTAATAGCTACAGACGGTACCGCTTTACCAAACGAGGGATGTAATGCTTTAACCAATGCAGCGGCTATAAAAGGTAAAATTGCCTTAGTTTATCGAGGAAGTTGCGATTTTGTTGTTAAGGTTAAAAATGCTCAAAATGCTGGAGCGATTGGTGTAATTGTTATAAATAATGTGGCTGGAAATCCGATTGGAATGGGAGGCGATGATCCTTTAGGAGATATAAAAATTCCTGCGGTTATGATTTCTAATACCAATGGAGCTAAAATAAAAGCTCAAATAGATGCTGGAAATACGGTTAACGGTACCATTAAAGGTGGTTATGGCGATTTTGTTGGACAATATGTTCTTAATGGAAATCAGCATGTAAACGATATCGCAGTACGAAATAATAATGGCGTATCCGAAGTGTATATTGCTGCAGGAGCAACAGGGTATTTTGTCTCGAATCCAACTACAGTCTTAGGACCAAATGATTATGGTTTATATAAATCTGTAGATGGCGGAGCTTCTTGGGCCGAATTAGGCTTGCCAACAACCGATTCAGGTTATAAATTCGAACCAAACGATATTGAAATTGGCCCAGATAACACTGTGTGGGTGGCTACAAGACGTAGTGCATTATACGGAGATGGCGGCGGAACAATATTATCATCGAAAGATGGTGGTATATTTACGGTAAAACACACGTTGGCTGCTAGACGTACGCAAATAGCAGTATCTTCTACAGATGCTAATAAAATTTATGTGTTAGCAGAAGGGACTAATGTTCCTGTTATTATTGAAAAAACAACCAATGGGTTTGCAACAACGACATCTATGCCTTTACCAAACGATGCCGATGATGATATATCAGCCGATGATTTTTGTAGAGGGCAAGCATATTACAATTTGGTAATAAAACTAGATCCTAAAAATGATGAAACGGTGTTTGTAGGGGGTATCGATTTATTTAAAAGTGTAAATGGAGGTAATGCCTGGACTCAATTATCGCACTGGCATGGGGGTTACGATTTACCTGAAATGCATGCCGATCAACATGCCATAGTATTTGGGCAAAACGACACCTCTAAAATGTTATTTGGTAACGATGGTGGGGTATATTATTCTACTACATCTGGAACAAACCCAGAAGTAAGAAACGATGGTTATAATGTAACACAATTTTATACCGTAGCGGTGTCTCCAACTTCGCCTTTTACCGAAGAGCTTATGGTCGCTGGGTCTCAAGATAATGGGAGTCAATTTTTTCAACAGGTAAGCGAAGGTATTAATTCTACATTTCCTGTGTACGGCGGCGATGGAGGAGCAACCTTTTTCGATCAAGATGGTACAGATACCTATTGTATCGTAAATTATGTGTATAATCTTGCCATTACTAAAATAGATTATGCTACAGGAGCTCGAACAACCATAAATGAAGAAGAGGAGCAGTATGGAGAATTTATAAACCCACAAGCCCTAGATTCTCGTTTAGATTATTTATTCTCAAATTACTCAAAAGGTAACGATTATGCCTATAGAACTTATCGTACCAAATTAGCAATTGGCCAACCTGGTTTCTTAGTAAATACCATTAAAAACGATGCTTTAGATGCCTCAGCAACAGCTATGGCAGTATCTCCACATCAAACAACCGGAGATCATAGTATATTGTATTTAGGTTTAGAAAACGGAAAATTATTAAAGGTGACGAATGCTAGTGCCCCTTTATTTCAAACGTGGACAGATATTTCTTCACCTCAGTTTCTAGGAAGTATTTCAGATATTGAATTCGGACAAACATCAAACGATATTTTTGTGACGTTCCATAATTATGGTGTAAATAATATTTGGTACACCACTGATGGAGGAACCACTTGGAGTCAGAAAGATGGAAATTTACCAGATTTACCTGTTAAAGCCATTCTTCAAAATCCATTAAAATTAGATGAAGTAGTCGTAGGAACAGAATTAGGTGTTTGGTATACGGCTAATTTCTCTAGCAATTCTCCAACTTGGAAATCGGCTTTTAATGGTATGAGTAATGTTAAAGTGTTAGACCTTGATATGAGAGATAATAATACTATTTACGCAGCAACATACGGAAGAGGTGTTTTTTCGGGGAAATTTACAAGTGCCAGTTTAAGTGTAGAAGACAATGTATTGGCTTCTGGAATTTCGTTGTATCCAACAGTATCTAATGGTGAATTTAAAATTAATTCTAAATCGAATTTAGGAAAGGTAAATCTTCAAATCTTCAATTTAAACGGACAGTCGGTTTATGTTAAAGATCTAGAATTAAACGGTAATACTGCTCAAGATGTGCGCTTAAATGTGTCATCGGGTGTGTATTTAGCGAAGTTTACTGAAGGGGCAATAACCACAACAAAAAGTTTATTGTAA
- a CDS encoding alpha/beta hydrolase, which produces MKAYFLLFVLTLGSFFKVSAQETSYKPVAFPAGYKAEIDVVYTTVKDWEGRMDIYSNPSAEAPTPLVINIHGGGWSHGVKESQTGFGSFFKEGYAVANVEYRLVDVSPAPGSIEDVRCALIYLVKHAKTLNIDTTKIVIKGGSAGGHLALMTGLLANNTKFDTNCEHESNIKIAAIIDQYGPTDLTLILKGSVKRWMGNRYQDIDFVKSVSPLYYVDKNSPPIFIVHGDADTVIPYNQSKILYDALKAHQVKTAFLTIEGGGHGKFSKEDKSKLNENMWKFLSELGLTKPK; this is translated from the coding sequence ATGAAAGCTTATTTTTTATTATTTGTACTCACTTTAGGAAGTTTTTTTAAGGTGTCCGCTCAAGAAACCTCGTATAAGCCTGTTGCCTTTCCAGCAGGTTATAAAGCTGAAATAGATGTGGTTTATACTACCGTTAAGGATTGGGAAGGCCGGATGGATATATATTCCAATCCTAGCGCAGAAGCACCTACCCCTCTTGTTATTAATATTCACGGTGGCGGATGGAGTCATGGGGTTAAAGAATCTCAAACGGGTTTTGGTTCCTTTTTTAAGGAAGGATATGCCGTGGCCAATGTTGAATATCGCTTGGTAGACGTTTCGCCCGCTCCGGGATCGATCGAAGATGTGCGTTGCGCTCTAATTTATCTTGTTAAACATGCTAAAACATTAAATATAGATACCACTAAAATTGTGATTAAAGGTGGCTCTGCTGGAGGGCATTTAGCACTCATGACGGGTTTGTTGGCCAACAATACTAAATTCGATACAAACTGCGAACACGAGTCTAATATTAAAATCGCAGCGATTATAGATCAATACGGGCCTACAGATTTAACGCTAATTTTAAAGGGGTCTGTTAAGAGATGGATGGGAAATCGGTATCAGGATATAGATTTTGTAAAGTCGGTTTCGCCGCTGTATTATGTCGATAAAAATAGTCCGCCCATATTTATTGTTCATGGCGATGCAGATACCGTTATTCCTTATAATCAGTCTAAAATTCTTTATGATGCACTGAAAGCGCACCAGGTAAAAACCGCATTTTTAACCATAGAAGGGGGAGGCCATGGAAAGTTTTCAAAAGAAGATAAATCTAAATTAAATGAAAACATGTGGAAATTTTTATCTGAATTAGGTTTAACCAAACCAAAATAG
- the dxs gene encoding 1-deoxy-D-xylulose-5-phosphate synthase: protein MTHLLQHINSPLELRKLSKSELPKLAKELREFIIQIVATKEGHLGASLGVVELTIALHYVFNTPDDILIWDVGHQAYVHKLLTGRKAQFDTNRQLGGLSGFPKREESAYDAFGVGHSSTSISAALGMAIASKLKGDFNKQHIAVIGDASIASGMAFEGLNHVGVTDTNLLVILNDNAIGIDPSVGALKMYLTNVKKGTQKQDNIFEALNFNYSGPIDGHDLPKVISELERLKHIPGPKFLHLITTKGKGLKQAELDQVKYHAPGKFDAKTGDLFAKSTTVMPPKFQDVFGKTIVELAKDNEKIIGITPAMPTGSSLKYMMEAYPDRAFDVGIAEQHAVTLSAGLATQGFIPFCNIYSTFLQRAYDQIIHDVALQNLPVIFCLDRAGLVGEDGATHQGVFDLAYLRCIPNLIIFAPRNEVELRNIMYTAQQGLKHPIAIRYPRGRGRELEWKQPFSKLEIGKAEKLKSGKSIAVLSIGTMAYNVEDALQLLEHTDQEEIAFYNMRFVKPLDEDLLHNILSSYTKVFTIEDGTILGGFGSAVIEFAAKHHYKTTIEVLGIPDTFIEQGSVAELQTELHLDAKHLAETFLKTL from the coding sequence ATGACACATTTACTCCAACATATAAATTCGCCCCTAGAACTTCGTAAGTTATCGAAATCTGAATTACCTAAACTCGCTAAAGAATTACGCGAATTTATAATTCAAATTGTAGCTACTAAAGAAGGGCATTTGGGTGCTAGTTTAGGTGTTGTAGAACTTACAATAGCCTTGCATTATGTATTTAATACGCCCGACGATATTTTAATTTGGGATGTTGGCCACCAAGCTTACGTACATAAATTATTAACGGGCAGAAAAGCACAATTCGACACCAACAGACAACTTGGTGGTTTAAGCGGATTTCCAAAACGGGAAGAAAGTGCCTATGATGCTTTTGGGGTCGGACACTCTTCTACCTCCATTTCTGCTGCCTTAGGTATGGCCATTGCCTCTAAACTTAAAGGCGATTTTAACAAGCAACATATCGCTGTTATTGGAGACGCCTCAATTGCTAGCGGGATGGCTTTTGAAGGCCTTAATCATGTGGGAGTTACAGATACCAATTTACTCGTTATTTTAAATGATAACGCTATAGGAATAGACCCAAGTGTAGGAGCCTTAAAAATGTATTTAACCAATGTTAAAAAAGGCACGCAAAAACAAGACAATATTTTTGAAGCCCTAAATTTTAATTATTCTGGCCCTATAGACGGACATGATTTACCTAAAGTAATTTCGGAATTGGAGCGTTTAAAACACATTCCCGGACCAAAATTTCTTCATCTTATTACCACCAAAGGAAAAGGGTTAAAACAAGCCGAATTAGACCAAGTAAAATACCACGCACCTGGTAAATTTGATGCTAAAACTGGCGATTTATTTGCTAAATCGACCACGGTGATGCCTCCAAAATTTCAAGATGTTTTTGGTAAAACCATAGTAGAATTAGCAAAAGACAACGAAAAAATTATAGGTATTACGCCTGCCATGCCTACAGGAAGTTCGTTAAAGTATATGATGGAAGCCTATCCCGATCGCGCCTTCGATGTCGGGATTGCCGAGCAACATGCTGTAACCTTATCGGCAGGATTGGCAACTCAAGGCTTTATACCATTTTGCAATATTTACTCTACCTTCTTACAACGGGCATACGATCAGATCATTCACGACGTGGCGCTTCAAAATTTACCGGTAATATTTTGTTTAGATCGTGCCGGATTGGTTGGTGAAGATGGCGCAACTCATCAAGGAGTTTTCGATTTGGCGTATTTACGATGCATACCAAACCTCATCATTTTTGCACCTAGAAACGAAGTCGAATTACGAAACATCATGTATACCGCTCAACAAGGTTTAAAACATCCTATCGCGATTAGATATCCGCGTGGAAGAGGCCGGGAACTAGAGTGGAAACAGCCCTTTTCGAAACTTGAAATTGGTAAAGCTGAAAAATTAAAATCAGGAAAATCGATTGCTGTTTTATCTATAGGCACTATGGCTTACAATGTTGAAGATGCCCTACAACTATTAGAACATACAGACCAAGAGGAGATTGCTTTTTACAATATGCGATTTGTAAAACCTTTAGACGAAGACTTGCTTCATAATATTTTAAGTAGCTACACCAAAGTCTTTACTATTGAAGACGGTACTATTTTAGGTGGATTTGGAAGCGCCGTAATAGAATTTGCTGCAAAACACCATTACAAAACAACTATTGAAGTACTAGGCATACCGGATACATTTATAGAACAAGGATCGGTAGCCGAACTGCAAACCGAACTCCATCTCGACGCAAAACATTTAGCCGAAACGTTTTTAAAAACATTATAA
- a CDS encoding nucleoside deaminase: MENIFDDTYFMKKALQEAEAAFDKGEIPVGAVIVIDNKVIARAHNLTETLTDVTAHAEMQAITAAANYLGGKYLKKCTLYVTLEPCQMCGGALYWSQIANIVYGARDIDRGCINLNTKLHPKTTLKGGVLAEEASALMKRFFIEKRNLN, from the coding sequence ATGGAAAATATTTTTGATGATACTTATTTTATGAAGAAAGCGCTTCAGGAAGCCGAAGCGGCATTCGATAAAGGTGAAATTCCTGTTGGAGCGGTTATTGTTATTGATAATAAAGTGATTGCTCGAGCTCATAATTTAACAGAAACCCTAACCGATGTTACTGCACATGCAGAGATGCAAGCCATTACAGCTGCAGCGAATTATTTAGGCGGGAAATATTTAAAAAAATGCACCTTATATGTTACTCTAGAACCCTGCCAAATGTGTGGCGGTGCGTTATATTGGAGCCAAATTGCAAATATAGTTTATGGTGCTAGAGATATAGACCGAGGATGTATCAATTTAAATACTAAGTTACATCCTAAAACAACTTTAAAGGGAGGCGTGTTAGCAGAAGAAGCGTCTGCATTAATGAAGCGTTTCTTTATTGAAAAACGAAATTTAAACTAG
- a CDS encoding chloride channel protein produces MPFSTKSLLRQFLIWKYKHISERQFVYILSILIGFLSGMGTVILKNLTYFIRSLFDLEIFKDSESALYFILPIIGLLLVYIIKQTWLTKHIGHGISSTLHAISKLNGIIPRYNIYASLITAPLTAGFGGSVGLQGPAVSIGAALGSNTAQLFHMNTKTRMLLIGCAAAGAMASMFKAPLAAIVFAVEIFSLDIAFVSLVPLLLASISAVVTSYLFLGTDVLLNFKLIEQFMVEDIPFYILLGLVTAFASIYFSKVFFTITAFFKQFESRALRLLIGGVAIGTMLYFIPQLYGEGYGLMNNLLKGDHITAIGHTPFNIDLSNIWIVIVLLLGISAFKAIAMTTTFGAGGVGGIFIPTLVMGSTLGHACAKIINNIGFGFHVSETNFTLIGMTGLMAGVLHAPLTAIFLIAEITSGYELFVPLMIVSAISFAITKHYVSHSIYTMRLAERGELMTHDKDKNVLMVLDIDKVIEKNFIILKPDMKLGHILKNAVSKSSRNHFPVVNDNHEFLGSLRLDDIRHIMFDTEKYDTVTVSNLMQVPTNLIDYNKDSMNVIMDKFKTSGAWNLPVIKDEKYYGYISKSKLLTAYRHQLIEFTS; encoded by the coding sequence ATGCCATTTAGCACAAAAAGCCTTCTTCGTCAATTTTTAATTTGGAAATACAAACATATTTCCGAACGGCAATTTGTTTATATCCTTAGTATACTTATTGGCTTTTTATCTGGAATGGGTACGGTAATTCTTAAAAACCTCACCTATTTTATTCGCTCACTTTTCGACTTAGAGATATTCAAGGACTCTGAAAGTGCCTTATACTTTATTCTTCCAATTATTGGTCTATTACTAGTATACATCATTAAACAAACTTGGCTAACAAAACATATCGGACACGGTATTTCATCTACTCTACATGCCATTTCTAAACTTAATGGTATCATCCCTAGATACAACATTTATGCCTCCTTAATTACAGCGCCATTAACAGCCGGATTTGGAGGATCGGTAGGATTACAAGGTCCAGCCGTTAGTATTGGTGCTGCTTTGGGTTCTAACACCGCGCAATTGTTTCACATGAATACAAAAACAAGAATGCTGTTAATAGGTTGTGCTGCAGCTGGTGCTATGGCTTCAATGTTTAAAGCGCCATTAGCCGCAATCGTTTTTGCTGTAGAAATTTTTAGCTTAGATATTGCTTTTGTTTCTTTAGTTCCGCTTTTATTAGCATCCATTTCTGCAGTAGTTACCTCCTACTTGTTTTTAGGAACCGATGTGCTACTTAATTTTAAATTAATTGAACAATTTATGGTTGAAGACATCCCGTTTTACATCCTATTAGGTTTAGTTACTGCATTCGCTTCTATCTATTTTTCAAAAGTGTTTTTCACGATTACCGCGTTTTTTAAACAATTTGAAAGTCGTGCTTTACGTCTTTTAATAGGAGGTGTTGCCATTGGGACCATGTTGTATTTTATACCTCAACTTTACGGTGAAGGTTACGGCCTCATGAATAATCTTTTAAAAGGCGATCATATCACTGCTATTGGTCACACCCCTTTTAATATAGACTTATCTAACATTTGGATAGTTATTGTTCTACTTTTAGGGATTTCAGCATTTAAAGCCATAGCCATGACCACGACTTTTGGAGCCGGAGGTGTAGGTGGTATTTTTATTCCAACCCTTGTTATGGGCTCTACTTTAGGACATGCTTGCGCAAAAATAATAAACAATATCGGATTTGGGTTTCATGTATCGGAAACCAATTTTACACTCATTGGCATGACCGGACTCATGGCAGGCGTACTTCATGCACCGCTTACGGCTATTTTCCTTATTGCAGAAATTACCAGTGGTTACGAATTATTTGTGCCTTTAATGATAGTTTCTGCCATTTCGTTTGCCATAACAAAACACTACGTATCACACTCTATTTATACCATGAGATTGGCCGAGCGCGGCGAACTTATGACCCACGATAAAGATAAAAATGTACTCATGGTTTTAGATATTGATAAGGTTATTGAAAAAAACTTTATCATTTTAAAACCCGATATGAAACTGGGGCATATTTTAAAGAATGCAGTATCTAAATCGTCACGAAATCACTTTCCTGTCGTTAATGACAATCATGAATTTCTAGGATCGTTAAGGCTAGACGACATTAGACACATTATGTTTGATACAGAGAAGTACGACACTGTTACGGTTTCAAACCTGATGCAAGTTCCTACAAATCTTATTGATTACAATAAAGATTCCATGAACGTTATTATGGATAAATTTAAAACGAGTGGTGCATGGAATTTACCTGTAATTAAAGATGAAAAATACTATGGCTATATCTCTAAATCGAAGCTTTTAACAGCCTATAGGCATCAACTTATAGAATTTACCAGTTAA